The genomic region CACCACTCCAGCGCTACGCTCGTTACCACTCTCGCAGAAGACAAGAACCTTGCCCATTTGCTGGCCGGCTGTCTTCTCGTGCACCCGTCGAAGGTGGTCGTTGATCATGGCTGTGGTCTTGTCGAAGTTGGAGGCCAGTTCTTGGTTGCTAGCCAAGTCCACAGTGTAGTGCTCGATGTTCATCTCCCGTGCCTTCCTAAGTGCGCCGTTCATGAGCTTGCTCTCGAAGCTGTGCTTTTGCCGTACACCCAACAGCATGGTGACGCCTTCCTTCCTGAGCCATGTCTCATCTTTCGCGGCAGTCATGGGTCCCAGGCACAGAAACGGCAGGATCGTCTGAGCCTCCCTTCGGCGCTCATATGTCCACTCGAGGGGCGCATTCGATTGGACGAGGTTGTTGTAGTTGACTTGTGAGAGGAAGTTGTAGCTGGCGTTACGAAGGGCGTGGATCGCGATCTCGGGTACAGCGTCGGCATTGAGAGCAGGTGGCGGCACGACGATACGCGGTGGTGTCGGCACTCTGAAAGTGTAGTTGTCTGCTTTCTGATATGGCAAGGCTGATGTCCCGTGATTCGCCATCCTTGCGCGCTTCTTCCGTGGTGGAGGTCGTCGCCGAGGATGATGGTGGTAGTAGTGGTGATATGCTGATGTTCGGACAGCAGGTGGTGATGTCGTGCGCTGAAGAGACGGTAGAGATGAAGGTTGCTGTAAGTTCTGTGTCGAAAGTGTTACTCGAGACCGAAGAAAGAAGTGACTTGAAGATAGAGGTGGGGCTCCACACATGCCAGAGGGCAGGCGGCAGCGGGACCCCTGCAGCTTTCCTGCGTTCACTCGAGCACCTTCCCGTGCACTATGCACGCGCGTGCAGGGTGAACGGTAGCTGATGTACACTTATCTAGATATGTCCAGCAGAAAATGATACACTCAGTTCGTACAGCTATTACACATTCATAGATCTGTCTTAAAACCCCGCATTGTCCTCCAGATGTACTCGAACACAGACTGAAGAGTCCCACATGCACCGCAAGCATGCATGTTCATGTTCCCGAACAACCCCTTTTCTGGTCCAAAGTATTCTTCGAAGGTGCCCTTCAGAACATCCTCTTCTAATTGCATGTGATCCCCAGGTGTCGTTTGAAAGATGAGTCCACCCTTCTTATCGAGCTTTTTCAAACCAAGCCAATCATCCTTGTACATTGCCCTCTCTTTCAAAGGCTGCACCTTCTCGCTGGTTGTATTGACCTCTGCGAACCACCCACTCTCCCTCGGTATCACAGTCGTATCATCCTCAAACATGAACATCACGAAATTCTCCAAACTTGCGATCCTCTGCTTGTACGTCTCATTCTTGACCTCCCGCTCGTTGTTGATGTCAGCCAGAAAGTTGCTGTGCTCGAGGTAGTCATCACTGGCCAAGCCTGTGGTCTCATTGAGTGTTCGATAGTACTGCGCGGGCACGACTCGGCTCTGAACATATTCAGTCCATGCATTGCCCTTAGCCAGGGCCAATGCGCCTTTGCACACGAAGTCCCACGTCCCGCAAGCCTTGAACTGTGCAATCCCATTGTGCTGACTGCCAAATGTCACCAAGCTCCTGATGCTAACCCCATCGCAACGCTGCTGCAGACCTCGGAGGAATTGCCCTCCCTGACTGAACCCCAGTGCATCTGCTCTGACAATGCCGTGTTTGTCATGGAGCTTAGTGTTATTCTTGAGGTCTTCACAAACTTGCGCCACTTGCTCTGTCACGTTGCCGAAGAAGGTCGCACGAGAGTCGTTGTTCCCATCGTCGTCTAGGCTGATGTAATGAACATGCGTCCCTGGATATATCTCCTTCGCTAGGTCGCCAACGGAATGCAAGCCATCTGCATCGTATCGGTCGCCTAGGCCATGCCAGATGAGCAGAGGAAGTGGTTTGTCGTTCGACGTGATCGTCGGGAGCGCCGTCGTAAGCGCGATGATAGACAGTGCGGCCGGTAACGATAGAATGCGCATGGTCTCGTTTCTGTGTGCGCACGAGCGACGGGTGTAGGTTCGTGTGATGGAGGTATGATGCCTGGAAGGGGATCATCGAAGCTCGAGGACGGGCTGATGGTGATTGGATACCGATGAGATCACGCTAGTTAAAGTTTCCATCGTGCTGCAGATGTGCCCCGCGATGACTGCCGCGGGGTAGCAACCGACGTCACTCTTGTCCAGATAACGAGAGATTGCAAAGATAAGTTCATCACAACAACATGCATTCATCTCGTTCTGCTGTATTCCCACATTCTCATCATGCGTCCGCCATGTTCGTGCAATGCGGCTATGCGCGTGCAGCTTTTGACCATCTCCGATCCGACCACTGAGCCATGCGCACATCGACGCCCATAACAGCAAACCGTACACTCTGACCGCCGCAGCGACGAGCTCGAACAGCAAAGCCTCCACGCCGCAGACGCCATGTAAATTCAATCAAAGTGCAGTACACGCTCATTGCGATGGTCGTCCATACCCAACTCGGTCGCTATGCAGGGGAATCGAAATCGACAACGAAGCAGAAAGCGCTGCGGTGCGCCAATCTATGCGTTGGTCAGGCACGCTCAGTAACGAGGACGCTTCCAATAGTATTGCTAGACAATGGTCAATAGGCGAAGAGGTTCAGACATGGGGTCGAATCATACCTTATGCTGCTTCCTGGCAGCACGGATACTGGTCTTACCCAGGCTCTGGGTGACTGTGTCTCGGCGATTGCTATCTGTGTCCATCTCTGGCACGTAATAGAACTCGCTCTCTAGCAGCTTGCCGGCAGCATCCTTGCCCTCGCGGCTGATCTCGCCAACACAAGGGATGCCGTCAAGGATGGTCTTCAGTTCGGAAGTGGTCATTACATTGCGATTCTCGTTGTCTGATGGCTTGGCCATAGCACCACGTAGCTCTGCTGGAAGGTTGCTGTGGATGGTCGACAGCGGCAAAGCATGCACACGCGAGAAGGCGAGCTGGTTGATGACATGATTCTTAACAGGACTAGCGTGGTACTGCTGTGTACTCATGCTACGTCCTGGAGAGTTGAGGGACGGATTGAGCGGCTTACGCTTGCGCTCCGGCGAGGTCGACTGGAACGACTGGAACCTCGACATGATGTTATCGCCGAATGGTCCAAAGGAATGCACGATCGGATCGTTTTCCTCGTTGTGGTCCGAGAACTCATCTTGCTCAGACGCCAGAGTCGCACGGGACTCCAAGAACGATTCGTTTTGCTTGGGAATCGACATTGACGAGCACTTTGGCGTGGTCTCACCGGCACATGTGGGCTCAGGTGTTGAATCATGAGGTGCGTCTTCATCAGAGTTGTGGTCCTCGTAGATTTGCACAGATGCAGAGTCGGCACGAAAGGTCGAGGAGAATGTTGTGCCGAAGTCGAGACCATTAAGACCTGGAGTTGGCGAGACTGGTGATGCAAGACGTGGCGGTAATATCGGCGGCGGACTTGATGCAAACTGAGTTGCTGACACAGATTGACGTTTAGACGGCGAGTCCTGCGCCCATGGTGATCTGGGTTCGATCGACGCCTGCTCGCGTGCCTCGTCCTTCGGCCACACGAGCATTACACGCGTATTTTGCACGTCGACGATGATCTGAGCCATCGGCTTGCCCGACTCGAATGTCTGACCCTTTGCCAACTCGATGATCTCTCCACGGCAGTGCACTTTTGCTCCATTCCATCCCATACACTCCACCTCCACCTTGCCATTCGGATATGCATCGTCGGGTGTATGATATGAAGCACGCACGTGGACGCGTGAAATATGGCGATTGGCAGACAGCTGGTAATCTGAAGAGTTGCTTGAGCGTCCCATAAGTATTGGTTCGCCATTGGCGGGAAGATCAAGAGATGGTACATCGCCAAGAGGAGCGCGTTCTGAGAGGACGGAAACTGTCCGCTTCAATCCAGGACGCGTTGAACGCGATGGCGGCGAGGATGGGAGAATACCAGTCGAGGATGTAGGTACTGGTGTAGGATAATACTTGCGGTCGTCGAGTGTCTCGTCGAACTTGCGTTTGGCCGCTCGCGGGAGGCCGGGCGAGGAGGAAAGCGGTTCGAACGCGGGCAGCAGAGACGGTCGACGCGGCGCTGTATGTGTTGTTTCTGTCGACGGCAGTGCCGTCTTTTCAGATCCTGGTAGGGTATCCATAGTGTATGCACACTGTCGACTGTCAGACGTGATGTTGGCGGGTGAGCACGTCGTCGTGTCGGTGTGCTGCAGCTGGCTCTCGGCTGATATTGGATGTAGTGCTTCACGCCAGCGCGTATATGCAGCTCTGCGGGCTGTAGAGAGTGACTGTTGGTCAGTTGTGGTGGTTCATTGTACAGGAAAGGATACTGATGCCAGAggaggaagaggaggtcACCGCGACACGGCCAATATGTAGAAGAGAAGTTGAATGGAATCTCAGCCTCTCAGGTGCAGGTCGCGTCTGCAACGACACGCTAGTACAAGCTAGCCGAGCCCGCTGTGCCAACCTGGAATGCCCCCGTCTCTCTTTTCTACGGGAAACATCCATGGATGATCTCAATTGCACAGTCTTGTAGTATCATCTCGCAATGACTATCTCGTCGCACAATATCATTGCTATAATGGCTCACTGTGTAGTCTGTACAAAAAGCCAGCATCAGACCGCGGTCTCGTGCTGCAGAACTACTTCTTAGCTTCATCAAGCCCTGGCACATAAATCCCAGCCTCCAACTCGTGTACGCGAAAGAGTAACGAAAAGTCTGTCTAAGGATCCATTCAGTCGCGTCGACGACGATCATATTCTGAGGCATGCCAGTGTCAGGAAACACATCACGAAGATGTGCATTTTCATCGAAGACATCAGAGAATCCTACAGCCGCCCAGAGCAAGACGATCTACTTTGTGTAACATGCTGCTACGAATGTGGCTCGAGTCGATCTGTGCGGAGAAGTTTGGCATAGCTATTTTCGAGCATTTTGGACAGGCATTCATGACAGTGAACGTCAATGCAGCGCCTAAGTGGCGTAAAGACGACGGACCACGAATCATTGAAATGATGGGTGTGTATGGTATTGATGGCCGTATCACCGTGGCACTTGCATTATCCAACTCCAGACACCTCGCTGAACAACAGCACTACTTACACGCTCAACGCTCATCAACTCGCTATTTGTAACTGCTCGTTCACTCGTTTTCTTCTGTGTTTCACATGTATCCAAACAACAATCTGGTGGATGCTATGTTCTTGCACGTCTCATTGTCGCCGCCTTCGTATATCTGCTGTGACAGCAGAGGAGAAGATGCCGGGAGAACCGCAGGCTCCTTCGTTGCTTGTACTTCGTCGGATGTGTCTTCATTCTCCGCAAGCTCTGGAGCCATAGTCGGAGCAGGATCCTTCGATAAAGCGGTCGTTACCAGCTCAGCAGACTCGAACGTGGGAGAAATCGATATAGGCTGAGCAACGAAGGGATCGCTGTTGCTGATCTCAAGGTTTGGCACATCCGATGTCAATGTCCTTTGGGGATCATGCTCGTAGACTGCTGGCAGCATCGGGCCTTCTGCCAGAGTCGAGACGAGCGCTGTTCGCAGACTCATCCACAAAGCCAGCACCGCCAATCCGCAAATGGCAATGTTGCGTTTGTCTTGTGCAAGCAGGTATAGGTAGTTCTTCAACAGGACAGAGAGTGGGATGTCTTGCCGGGCGTATATTGGCGGGAAGTCGTCCAGCGGCTGCGACTCCGGTTCAAAGATTGTCTCTTCCGTATGCTCCATCTCATAGCTTTCGGCTTTTTGCTCAGCAAGCTTCCTGCTTTCATGTTCGATACGGAGTTGCTGTTCCACCACTTCTCTGATCCGAGCCTCTTCGTCATCATTTCTCTGCCGTGTTTCCAACTCCTCGTCTTGAAGCCTAGCATCGAGACTCCTACGCAGCTCGTCACCGATCCATGGCAGTATCTCGACATCGACACGCTCCATCTCCGACCAGGCAGCGGACCATGCAGAAGCGCGCATGAGTCCGTTGGCAGCATACACTTTAATGCTCCACTTTTGTTTGTCCCCAGCTTCTACTCCTTTGACTTGATGATGGCACGTACTGCAATGACCGGAATTGGAGCTTGCTATACTGGAACCAATCGCAGAATCTGTACTGTCCTCGCTCGAAGATATGGAAGAGATGGATCCCTGAGCGCGAAAATGGCCGCATTTAGTTATGCGTTCTTCCTTGAGCTCTAGAGCTTCGAGCAGACGTTCCTCGAGTAGCTCGTAATCGTCTTTCGGATGCAGAATGAGAATTCCTCGTTGGGCCACAGTTTCAGATACCTTAGAGCGTAGCAGACGATAGTCCTCTAGCAAGTTTCCCGGAACCAGCTCCTGCAAGCTCCTTGTGCTCCATCGCAGTTGTACTGGTAACAGAGTAACATGGAGCAAGACCAACGGGTACTCTTTCTTCTCTCCCTCGGTGCCCAGCTCTTCGTGTCGCTTCCTTGTGGCTGGACTGCCCTTGTTGCTTCGTGGTGTGCCAACTCTCGATCGTGAATGTAAGGCAGACCTTCGCGGGCTGCGCTCAAACGAGGGGGTAGGCGAGCTCATTTGCAAACGCCTGACAGATTCTGGTCTCCTGAACGAGGGTCTGATCATCTGTGGGCTATAGGCCGCGTGTATTGGCGTGGCATGTTCCTGGTCGGTCTCGCTAGATGACTCCGGCAGTGATGAGATCGAGGTGGAAGTAATCGCGGATTCGCGCCGTCCATCTTCGCGCTCGGTGTCGGTCGGATCGATGTTCGACGGCTCCAAGTCCTCGTCAATGCCCTCAAGTATACTGGCTCCGCCCGGATTCTCGTCGAAATCATCCTCTATGCCGTTGTGGAATGCATTGTCGTGCTCAGGTGAAGGATCGTGGGAGGGATCGGGGCTCGGAATGCCAGTGTCCT from Fulvia fulva chromosome 2, complete sequence harbors:
- a CDS encoding Palmitoyl-protein thioesterase 1, with translation MRILSLPAALSIIALTTALPTITSNDKPLPLLIWHGLGDRYDADGLHSVGDLAKEIYPGTHVHYISLDDDGNNDSRATFFGNVTEQVAQVCEDLKNNTKLHDKHGIVRADALGFSQGGQFLRGLQQRCDGVSIRSLVTFGSQHNGIAQFKACGTWDFVCKGALALAKGNAWTEYVQSRVVPAQYYRTLNETTGLASDDYLEHSNFLADINNEREVKNETYKQRIASLENFVMFMFEDDTTVIPRESGWFAEVNTTSEKVQPLKERAMYKDDWLGLKKLDKKGGLIFQTTPGDHMQLEEDVLKGTFEEYFGPEKGLFGNMNMHACGAYNYTFRVPTPPRIVVPPPALNADAVPEIAIHALRNASYNFLSQVNYNNLVQSNAPLEWTYERRREAQTILPFLCLGPMTAAKDETWLRKEGVTMLLGVRQKHSFESKLMNGALRKAREMNIEHYTVDLASNQELASNFDKTTAMINDHLRRVHEKTAGQQMGKVLVFCESGNERSAGVVAAFVMETHEDVDYIKAVQLCQAQRFCVNFDDNMKRLLQGYWDILMQYQLQWFCFPQRGIGVRDEAAGWLAS